AAAATAAACGGCGGGTTATCTTTGTGAACCCGGCTTTTTGACCCGCATGAACAAAACCTTCGGCTACGCCCGCGTTTCCACCCTCGACCAGAACCTGGACACCCAACTCGACATCCTCACCAAGGCCGGGTGCGACCGCATCTTCCAGGACAAAATCACGGGCATGAGCCTGCAACGACCCGCGCTCGACGAGCTGCTGGGCTTGCTGCGCGAAGGCGACACGGTGCTGGTGGCGCGCTTCTTCCGCCTGGGCCGCAGCCGCGACCACGTCATTCA
This sequence is a window from Hymenobacter oligotrophus. Protein-coding genes within it:
- a CDS encoding recombinase family protein, whose amino-acid sequence is MNKTFGYARVSTLDQNLDTQLDILTKAGCDRIFQDKITGMSLQRPALDELLGLLREGDTVLVARFFRLGRSRDHVIQP